The Mixophyes fleayi isolate aMixFle1 chromosome 1, aMixFle1.hap1, whole genome shotgun sequence genome includes a region encoding these proteins:
- the ANKRD13A gene encoding ankyrin repeat domain-containing protein 13A, producing MSSEEEPQAKYPLHALVWNNDFRSLERELEGKDIEELDPRGRTSLHLAVSLGHLESARVLLRHKADVTKENRDGWTVLHEAVSTGDPELVQMVLQYREFHKASTALGGVPELLKKTLEASDFYVEMKWEFTSWVPLLSRVCPSDVCRIWKSGAKLRVDATLLGFENMSWIRGKHSFIFKEEDNWAELMEINHDDRTVTKERFDISQEIEGITLDSMQPAEREVSKRLTSPVINTSLDTTSIAFERTKSGFWGWRTDKAEAVNNYEAKVYSANNVNVVTKTRTEHLTEDEKSRYKADRNFLESLLGTVEHQFGAQGDLTTEFATANNPTAITPEEYFNSEFDLKNRDIGRPKELTIRTQKFKGTLWMCEDFPLSLVEQVTPIIDLMARTSSHFAHLRDFITLQFPPGFPVKIEIPLFHVLNARITFGNVNLCTRAEETTPTTPKGTPDEATASPKFEVDQSVFDIPPSYHIQENGRSLHIRDEDDEIMQFAIQQSLLECSGNQHMPQSHSNGSISSNQVYDSQFERALQESILANSQSAHSSLSSHSQSFDKDLQFAMELSAKELEEQEKRRLQEEAELEEILRLSVMEK from the exons GATATTGAAGAGCTGGATCCTCGGGGCAGGACCTCATTGCACCTTGCGGTTTCCTTAGGACATCTAGAATCTGCTAGAGTTCTTCTAAGGCACAAGGCAGATGTCACAAAAGAAAATCGGGATGGATGGACTG TTCTGCATGAAGCAGTCAGTACTGGGGACCCAGAGTTGGTTCAGATGGTCCTGCAGTATCGAGAGTTTCACAAGGCATCCACGGCATTAGGAGGAGTACCTGAACTACTTAAGAAGACACTGGAG GCCTCTGATTTTTATGTGGAAATGAAGTGGGAGTTTACAAGCTGGG TTCCTTTGTTGTCCAGGGTGTGTCCCAGTGATGTCTGTCGGATATGGAAAAGTGGTGCCAAGCTTCGAGTTGATGCCACCTTGCTAGGGTTTGAGAACATGAGCTGGATCCGAGGGAAGcatagttttatatttaaagaaGAAG ATAACTGGGCTGAGCTGATGGAGATAAACCATGATGACAGGACGGTCACAAAGGAACGCTTTGACATCTCCCAGGAAATTGAGGGCATTACTTTGGATTCCATGCAGCCAGCGGAACGGGAAGTTAGCAAGAGGCTCACCTCTCCGGTCATTAACACCTCCCTGGATACAACCTCCATTGCTTTTGAAAG AACAAAGTCTGGATTTTGGGGCTGGAGGACTGATAAAGCAGAAGCTGTGAACAATTATGAAGCCAAG GTATACTCTGCAAATAATGTCAATGTTGTGACAAAAACACGGACTGAACATTTGACAGAAGATGAAAAGTCTCGCTATAAAG CTGACAGAAACTTCTTGGAGTCATTATTGGGAACTGTGGAGCACCAGTTCGGAGCCCAAGGG GATCTTACCACAGAGTTTGCCACAGCCAACAACCCTACAGCTATTACTCCAGAGGAATACTTTAACTCTGAGTTTGATCTTAAAAACAGGGACATTGGAAGACCCAAGGAACTGACCATTAGGACTCAAAA ATTTAAAGGGACACTCTGGATGTGTGAAGATTTCCCTCTTTCCCTGGTGGAGCAAGTCACCCCCATCATAGACCTAATGGCCAGAACAAGCTCTCACTTTGCTCATCTTCGAGACTTCATAACTCTACAATTTCCCCCAGGATTTCCGGTCAAAATAG AAATACCTTTATTTCATGTTTTGAATGCAAGAATTACATTTGGGAATGTGAATCTGTGCACCAGGGCGGAGGAGACTACGCCCACCACTCCAAAAGGGACACCAGATGAGG CCACTGCTTCACCGAAATTTGAGGTGGATCAGTCAGTCTTCGATATTCCACCATCCTACCATATCCAGGAGAATGGGAGGAGTCTGCATATTCGCGATGAAGATGATGAAATCATGCAGTTCGCTATTCAACAAAGTCTTCTAGAGTGCAGTGGAAACCAG CATATGCCACAAAGCCATTCAAATGGAAGTATCTCTTCAAATCAGGTGTATGATTCTCAGTTTGAAAG GGCCCTGCAAGAAAGCATTCTTGCCAACTCTCAAAGTGCCCACTCCAGTCTCAGCAGCCACTCTCAGAGCTTTGATAAGGACTTACAATTTGCTATGGAACTGTCTGCCAAGGAGCTAGAAGAGCAGGAAAAGCGGCGTCTGCAGGAAGAGGCTGAGCTGGAGGAGATCCTGCGGCTCTCTGTCATGGAAAAATAA